A stretch of the Microcebus murinus isolate Inina chromosome 6, M.murinus_Inina_mat1.0, whole genome shotgun sequence genome encodes the following:
- the GPX2 gene encoding glutathione peroxidase 2, whose translation MAYIAKSFYDLSAISLDGEKVDFNTFRGRAVLIENVASLUGTTTRDFTQLNELQCRFPRRLVVLGFPCNQFGHQENCQNEEILNSLKFVRPGGGYQPTFTLIQKCEVNGQNEHPVFAYLKDKLPYPYDDPFSLMTDPKFIIWSPVRRSDVAWNFEKFLIGPEGEPFRRYSRTFHTINIEPDIRRLLKVAI comes from the exons ATGGCTTACATCGCCAAGTCCTTCTACGACCTCAGTGCCATCAGCCTGGATGGCGAGAAGGTAGATTTCAATACGTTCCGAGGCAGGGCGGTACTGATTGAGAATGTGGCCTCCCTCTGAGGCACCACTACCCGGGACTTCACCCAGCTCAATGAGCTGCAATGCCGCTTTCCCAGGCGCCTGGTGGTTCTTGGCTTCCCTTGCAACCAATTTGGACATCAG GAGAACTGTCAAAATGAGGAGATCCTGAACAGTCTCAAGTTTGTCCGCCCTGGGGGTGGATACCAGCCTACCTTTACCCTTATCCAAAAGTGTGAGGTGAATGGGCAGAACGAGCATCCTGTCTTCGCCTACCTGAAGGACAAGCTCCCCTACCCTTACGATGACCCGTTTTCCCTCATGACCGATCCCAAGTTCATCATTTGGAGCCCGGTGCGCCGCTCAGATGTGGCCTGGAACTTTGAGAAGTTCCTCATAGGGCCGGAGGGGGAGCCCTTCCGACGCTACAGCCGCACCTTCCACACCATCAACATTGAGCCTGACATCAGGCGCCTCCTCAAAGTGGCCATATAG